Proteins found in one Plasmodium knowlesi strain H genome assembly, chromosome: 12 genomic segment:
- a CDS encoding TOG domain-containing protein, putative, protein MDNRKFLRIGKSVVHGRTGPLRGDMGNDVKEQEMGEGGTKGGNPGGGGNNRGGNGNVPDGKVRDGGERTSGKADREATQDESALNSHFNAEEGENNSGDIFEQLLQRELAKGALGGGVVGKNTNKMKGGMVEEKDEEFEKGKSSVNRAYDKRENTTSNASGNDSTGANKISVGEDDTEDLSKIDLTVRINNSQVKFRMHGYNQVIKCFTSEDNIEEKIEIINLLFKDEDKVLKYLGDNNLICQIKAAEMIAEYISVLKEIHFYNFKDMYENEDELINSFVNDAKNKLFCIFTKIEKVLIEKILTNTKSFDSGYNIVSKTIEFCSNDKVTVNILTILCEHIHGIYIKANKSVSNIKGVKIKVISSVLQVLHKLLSSFGASVICVKTLNKFCFKFNEMIDKSVKTNFYLLYIEMLSQIKNAEFQNCILNELNNQQKNYITKELQKEENQRGGGTKRWVSTYLLNQCSNGHRRFGGNMNGEDDDPLNDNSFSNNVQHLIEEADVFKEICTKQWEKRVLEGCIDKNINNTTNNNNSSSNSLSNENLLPWKIKVEAINLLYDKMKAKCSIKKTPYMSTILNIINKLLKNESALPVVVSTLKLLHVLIEKFEKDIYTTVKSFSFVLCAKLKDSNKQVSNACMECLTKAICVYSIDIFIDDLAKNLKDKNNNTRIVTLDFLFKIFDHVERKNVVSIIEVTKHLLNDTVANIKNTACKMYALIVTNFGEEVHPSFFSSLPSNKKKSILALCSGGNGGKTKQSGTSTSATVNTGVGGGVGRPPPHGEDTSGNKTSASAAIQGDNVEFQLPGSITTNLKSNNYPTKIEAIQELTKWIRSEVNMSNIHLENLLNFIKKNCYDFKGKYIHLNNSMYDFFNQLVDNLYHFNIHQGNNPHFVKVMNTLIPLYMEKTKDKKDTVLCNNFLQKCFKYFDNNIIMDMVIKNCDAKNAKKCEECIKILQKLFLSRGVNSGANTGGSTSGNGSSTPPVNIKNLIFFLKKFVDSKNTNLKNSSILLLQLLSRSYGNKYVLSHLEGISENVRQSVKSKEDVERFVQRQGLQSSASLVNTGDNNKCSGGSGGSVRVGGREKKAGVAPTMMDEQVRWEEEPQGGGSQVNSDNINGEGDNQEEPPAGDQRNMVEIDYTNTYLNYKSTKIVAKKEDSEEEFSAHIKESDVQEKWKVPNRNDQVDYNDGKNGGEDEKDDEDDVCEDEEEEEEKMVNISDMVKEHVKHIMSEGMHGTHHITKIIKIIEKVGKYYINPNKLEILLNKETMHRILSMSKNKCAELLYILMFSLRDNVHLFVDTILDCIVKMIDDTDIGIEQIDKLLSCMCKNVGISKYIGYINGFIMTEKLTNMREEGGTALIHSSGQSSNRLDNQTKRSAKRNKIYVLINNISTNHILLLNENVIKKKVLRFYLDLFFDDNEQLRQKASIVLDHIYAKYKGNIFLEIYEKLSVHKKECLHDIINQMKISQEDFSFYSILLSNSSQMKRVSNNENNINTTNPTLSKSRSIKRLSSISKNKILKIEFPPYHKIKVDTLKWEKHLDQAHTNYLMREFKPFSSSDLILHMFSDNANMVNRSILFFKDYLSNSSNQSTFFSKSGFLDLLLKWIFYTLNGHQNNNELLCACINLLRIMLKTIEDNYVYLNEQELVILVNFIWDRMNSAATSSEIRKKLKEILLCLCYISDHKLYFSLLLKNLSSCNQKRICDSLDIILKLIILYKEKCLHLEKDVMKILQVFTIHSKNKNVTMYCLKIFANIQSFCPNFYKCIDNDDISTYLKRKVDEFVEKCHDYKISPKDTEDDENNSSYQSDDSEGIPKEKGNHELTAYLKNNASQRNSIRKEVEGHVNEFRKSVEEVLEVKKKIEEIDMDRTKENYMNDQISYVTISNNLKFAIERNSYSRNKEIFHILESKNNEKVEGSNSYQNSLIYFRFVYLASFLYSNDVEKISKVCKLIVDNIVQVGKKSKNGNFILKENGNYIFKNFNLFITLMKGANYSLRFLFQKGFSKDINASFIHFNAILSNVLLVDILMKKKSCIARLSFNHFSFFFINTIVCLSIYTKVIHTNKYIYFFKNGSIARSLVTSILNNLLGREFLTSHSKLLEYVCNVSLNLGFDIMKNKKILLDDLSDTSEFYIYTNTYIKILNKTYKKIINKICEEDEKDNPFVYKILHLLFLNLNRYNIYLDRMQGDRNRKRKMEGEQNEVLVGGSVNSGSFYSKKICHSERLSDDTTGGGVGGILQGENSDHSIFDCRAIYYENLGAVHSGGNSNAGDGKGVIAGGTNVVPSGSSGVPPTVGGVSSTCPALNTDAISCGNAARGGFGTVRGNLGTGRASNTGRGSIPPRGSSTHIRLSNTQLRLSNTQLRANNTHVRLSGTSKTASITQEVENDPSGEASKPPCNNNTNDTPYSREEESRVKTSRMEFMNKYLFFIQLIFYGIKKRNPLILLAYINHEIKKSYSLNLNFYYEKMELLLNKDVRHCVPTISVNTSAEFYGLDFSFEQFLRDHENLQKLEEPIFNSYKNIFSQYSNFDSEIIYNNFDLSIDDVANKKREFLESLKMMNLNEVAFSSNKYEHLKGAILEYINELENTELLDDIQNVELVSDYNFLCTMYRIPKEVEKESSGGGHDKKVINLVNVASNVGEQKDEDEPGKSNQAEGEDKHLHVNDRIDESRTQNNIPEKEMKDLTFISRSIYLRNDTVENFDINELRFKYDASVRESPCAIAEKGDYGLGVKHSKEIASNQGGANSDMVTKEEMECHSGERKHHTSTLYDKNNPLNIFNSSKFEERRRRGGDQNEVPLEMQRYHEGRGSQVKERHFYSDPKKYKVEEKDTNNNHSHNNDNKNMQNEEDARGNKTDYRISVCPVEGENKGEHVNRQVNLLPTERMSIHGESSESSGGQGFPPGTPTQTLQQDRLRNRAEMISKAQIAVKNLTEERANSDLGGKTNVGSTLRSNIPQYPEHTSRTPEADNKIIAEEKPHCVLKRGKSNDGKYKWSDYGGSSVMSGDRQNGSSSCASGVKGGDQERPLTKSKTNVKYLINKYESRRDIVGATPHNVKSALISSKSRNAESLTIGSNGSSTLNSGGHQHHRSRTKRVDNSTSNTMLPSFQADKKKKKYLYERSMSSSFDIKTKEGDTQNIANRMRQNTIIRNSDVGKNFLNTPLLNKGEKSSFHHAGHNSSANRRNEATTHVSANSKSYATPSSHSMKRKNDIGISIPLKKKNLNK, encoded by the exons ATGGACAACAGGAAGTTCCTGCGAATAGGGAAGAGTGTCGTGCACGGGCGCACGGGGCCTCTGAGGGGGGACATGGGTAACGATGTTAAGGAGCAGGAGATGGGAGAAGGTGGAACAAAAGGTGGGAATCCCGGAGGGGGCGGTAATAACAGGGGTGGAAATGGCAACGTTCCTGATGGTAAGGTTCGAGATGGCGGCGAAAGAACGAGTGGCAAGGCGGACAGAGAAGCGACGCAGGATGAAAGCGCATTGAACAGCCACTTCAACgcggaggaaggagaaaacaacAGCGGTGATATTTTCGAGCAGTTACTCCAGAGAGAACTAGCCAAGGGGGCATTAGGGGGAGGAGTGGTGGGAAAAAACacgaataaaatgaagggggGCATGGTTGAAGAAAAGGACGAGGAGtttgaaaaagggaaaagtagTGTTAATAGAGCATATGACAAGAGAGAAAACACGACAAGCAATGCAAGTGGAAATGATTCAACGGgcgcaaacaaaataagtgTCGGAGAAGATGATACGGAAGATTTATCAAAAATCGACTTAACAGTACGAATAAACAACAGTCAGGTGAAATTTCGAATGCATGGATACAACCAAGTGATTAAATGTTTCACCAGTGAAGACaatattgaagaaaaaattgaaatcaTTAATCTTCTCTTTAAGGATGAAGACAAAGTTCTTAAATATTTAGGAGataataatttaatatgTCAAATAAAGGCGGCCGAAATGATAGCAGAATATATCAGTGTACTGAAggaaatacatttttacaacttcAAGGACATGTACGAAAATGAGGATGAATTAATAAACTCCTTTGTTAACGATGCGaagaataaattattttgcatttttacaaaaattgaaaaggttctaatagagaaaattttaacgAATACCAAGTCCTTCGATAGTGGTTACAACATCGTGAGCAAGACAATTGAGTTCTGTTCAAATGATAAGGTAACCGTAAATATATTAACTATTCTGTGCGAACATATTCatggaatatatataaaggcAAACAAATCAGTATCAAACATTAAGGGGGTGAAGATCAAAGTGATTTCATCGGTACTCCAAGTACTACATAAACTGCTCAGTAGTTTTGGAGCCTCCGTCATATGCGTAAAGACACTAAATAAGTTCTGCTTCAAATTTAACGAGATGATAGATAAAAGTGTCAAGACAAATTTTTACCTCCTCTATATTGAAATGTTGAGTCAGATAAAAAACGCAGAATTTCAAAACTGTATTTTGAACGAGCTAAATAACCAACAGAAGAATTATATAACAAAGGAACTacagaaggaggagaatcaaagaggaggagggaCAAAACGCTGGGTCAGTACGTACCTTCTGAATCAGTGCAGTAATGGTCATCGTAGATTCGGAGGTAATATGAATGGAGAGGATGATGACCCGCTGAATGATAATTCCTTTTCAAATAATGTACAACATTTAATTGAAGAGGCAGATGTTTTTAAGGAAATTTGTACAAAGCAGTGGGAAAAGAGAGTTCTTGAAGGATGTATTGATAAGAACATCAACAACACCACCAATAATAACAATAGTAGTAGCAACTCCTTGAGCAATGAAAACTTATTGccatggaaaataaaagtggaaGCAATAAATCTTTTATACGACAAAATGAAAGCCAAGTGTTCAATTAAGAAGACTCCATACATGAGCACCATTTTAAACATAATTAACAAACTGCTGAAAAATGAATCTGCTCTTCCCGTCGTTGTGTCTACCTTGAAACTACTTCATGTGTTGATTGAGAAGTTTGAAAAGGATATATACACGACCGTGAAGTCCTTCTCTTTTGTTCTGTGTGCAAAGTTGAAGGACTCAAACAAACAAGTGTCCAATGCGTGCATGGAATGCTTGACAAAGGCAATCTGTGTTTACAGTATAGATATTTTTATAGATGATTTAGCGAAAAAtctaaaggataaaaataataacacgAGAATAGTTACCCTGgattttttgttcaaaatttttgATCATGTTGAGAGGAAGAACGTAGTCTCCATTATCGAGGTAACGAAGCATTTGCTGAACGACACGGTTGCGAATATTAAGAACACTGCATGTAAGATGTACGCTCTCATTGTAACGAATTTCGGGGAGGAAGTGcacccttccttctttagcTCTCTCCCATCGAATAAGAAGAAGTCTATTTTAGCTCTCTGTTCGGGTGGAAACGGGGGGAAGACCAAACAAAGTGGGACCAGTACAAGTGCCACAGTAAATACCGGTGTTGGAGGTGGGGTTGGTCGGCCACCACCCCACGGTGAAGACACAAGCGGCAACAAAACAAGTGCGAGTGCTGCTATCCAAGGAGATAACGTCGAATTCCAGCTACCCGGTAGCATCACGACGAATTTGAAATCAAATAACTACCCCACCAAGATAGAGGCGATACAAGAATTGACTAAATGGATTAGATCCGAAGTGAACATGTCTAATATTCATTTAGAGAATCTGCTaaactttataaaaaaaaattgttacgaTTTTAAAGGCAAGTATATCCACTTGAATAATTCAATGTATGATTTTTTCAATCAATTGGTGGATAACCTGTACCATTTTAATATCCATCAAGGAAACAATCCCCACTTTGTTAAAGTTATGAATACGCTCATTCCGCTTTACATGGAGAAGacgaaggacaaaaaggataCTGTCCTTTGCAACAACTTTCTTCAGAAGTGCTTCAAATATTTCGACAACAACATAATTATGGACATGGTGATAAAGAATTGCGATGCGAAGAATGCTAAGAAGTGCGAGGAatgcataaaaatattgcagAAGTTATTTCTCTCCAGGGGAGTTAATTCAGGTGCGAACACTGGAGGAAGTACCTCCGGGAATGGCTCCTCCACCCCCCCCGTTAACATAAAGAACCTTATCTTTTTCCTAAAAAAGTTTGTGGACTCGAAAAacacaaatttgaaaaactcATCCATCTTGCTGTTGCAACTTCTGAGCAGAAGCTATGGAAATAAATATGTCCTGTCTCACTTGGAGGGCATTTCTGAAAACGTTCGTCAGTCTGTTAAATCGAAGGAGGATGTGGAGCGCTTCGTGCAGAGGCAAGGACTTCAGTCTTCCGCGTCTTTGGTGAATACAGGGGATAATAACAAGTGCAGTGGTGGTAGCGGTGGCAGTGTGCGTGTTGGTGGACGGGAAAAGAAAGCAGGGGTGGCTCCCACAATGATGGATGAACAAGTCAGATGGGAGGAGGAACCTCAGGGGGGAGGCTCTCAGGTTAACAGTGACAACATAAATGGAGAGGGCGATAATCAAGAGGAACCCCCCGCAGGAGATCAAAGGAACATGGTCGAAATAGACTACACGAATACGTACCTAAATTATAAGAGCACCAAAATTGTTGCAAAGAAGGAGGACAGTGAGGAAGAGTTCTCTGCGCATATCAAAGAATCAGATGTtcaggaaaaatggaaagtgcCAAATAGGAATGACCAAGTAGACTACAACGATGGGAAAAATGGCGGTGAAGACGAAAAAGATGATGAAGACGACGTTTGTgaagatgaggaagaggaagaagaaaaaatggtaaacaTAAGTGACATGGTTAAGGAGCACGTAAAGCATATAATGAGCGAAGGAATGCATGGTACTCATCACATTACAAAAATCATTAAGATTATTGAGAAGGTTGGAAAATACTACATTAACCCAAACAAGCTAGAAATACTCCTTAACAAGGAAACGATGCACAGAATATTAAGTATGAGTAAGAACAAGTGCGCGGAACTCCTATATATCCTCATGTTTTCGTTGAGAGATAATGTACATCTGTTCGTGGATACCATCTTGGATTGCATTGTGAAGATGATTGATGACACAGACATTGGCATTGAGCAGATCGATAAGTTGCTGtcgtgtatgtgtaagaacGTAGGAATTTCAAAATACATTGGATACATAAATGGGTTCATTATGACGGAGAAATTGACGAACATGCGAGAGGAAGGGGGGACTGCCCTCATCCATTCTAGTGGTCAATCTAGTAACCGTTTGGATAATCAAACGAAGCGATCCGCgaagaggaacaaaatatatgtgcTTATCAACAATATTAGCACGAACCACATTCTgcttttaaatgaaaacgttattaagaagaaggttctGAGGTTCTACTTGGACCTCTTCTTTGATGATAATGAACAGCTTAGACAGAAGGCTAGCATAGTCTTAGATCACATCTATGCAAAGTacaaaggaaatatttttttagaaatttatgaaaaattATCGGTTCACAAGAAGGAATGTCTGCATGATATAATAAaccaaatgaaaatatcacAGGaggatttttccttttactccATTCTCTTGTCCAACAGTTCACAAATGAAGAGAGTTTCAAACAacgaaaataatataaatactACAAATCCGACTTTGTCCAAATCCAGGAGCATTAAGAGACTTAGCTCtattagcaaaaataaaattttaaaaattgaatttCCACCTTATCACAAAATAAAGGTGGACACCCTCAAATGGGAGAAGCACCTTGACCAGGCACACACCAACTACCTGATGAGGGAATTCAAACCGTTCAGTAGCTCCGACCTAATTCTTCACATGTTTAGCGACAATGCGAATATGGTTAACAG GAgcatcctcttttttaagGATTACCTGAGCAATAGTTCCAACCAGTCGACATTCTTCTCCAAGTCGGGATTCCTGGACTTGCTACTCAAGTGGATTTTCTACACACTGAATGGCCACCAAAATAACAACGAGCTACTTTGCGCGTGCATAAATTTGCTACGGATAATGCTGAAAACGATCGAAGATAATTACGTATACCTGAATGAGCAGGAGTTGGTCATTCTGGTTAACTTCATTTGGGACCGCATGAACAGCGCAGCGACCTCCTCGGAGATAAGAA aaaaattgaaggagaTCCTCCTCTGTCTGTGCTATATCTCGGATCACAAGCTTTACTTTTCCCTTCTGTTGAAGAACCTTTCGTCGTGCAATCAGAA GCGTATATGCGACTCACTGGACATAATTTTGAAGTTGATAATTCTGTACAAGGAGAAGTGTCTGCACCTGGAGAAGGACGTGATGAAAATTTTGCAGGTCTTCACAATTCAcagcaaaaacaaaaacgtgACTATGTATTGCCTGAAGATTTTTGCGAACATCCAGTCATTTTGCCCCAATTTTTACAA GTGCATTGACAACGACGACATCTCGACCTAcctaaaaaggaaagttgaTGAATTTGTTGAGAAATGTCATGATTACAAGATCTCCCCGAAGGACACCGAAG ACGACGAAAATAATAGCTCCTACCAAAGCGACGACTCAGAAG GCATcccaaaggagaagggaaaccACGAACTGACAGCCTATCTGAAGAACAACGCAAGTCAGAGGAACTCcataaggaaggaagtggaag GACATGTGAATGAGTTCCGCAAGAGCGTGGAGGAAGTGCtagaggtaaaaaaaaaaatcgaagaaATAGATATGGACCGGACAAAGGAAAACTACATGAACGATCAAATATCCTACGTGACCATCTCCAACAACTTGAAGTTTGCAATTGAAAGAAATAGCTATTcgagaaataaagaaatttttcatattttggaATCTAAAAATAATGAGAAGGTGGAGGGATCAAACAGTTACCAAAATTCTTTGATTTATTTCCGTTTCGTGTACCTGGCTTCTTTTCTCTATTCCAATgatgtggagaaaatttcGAAG GTGTGCAAACTCATAGTGGACAATATCGTGCAAGTCGggaagaaaagcaaaaacgGAAATTTCATCCTAAAGGAAAACGGCaactatatttttaaaaacttcaaTTTGTTTATCACTCTAATGAAGGGAGCGAACTACTCCCTGAGGTTCCTTTTCCAGAAAGGTTTTTCCAAGGATATAAATGCCTCGTTCATTCATTTTAATGCGATCCTGAGTAATGTTCTCTTAGTGGATATtttaatgaagaagaaaagttgTATAGCAAGGCTATCCTTTAatcatttctcctttttttttataaacacGATAGTGTGTTTGAGTATATATACCAAAGTTATTCACACGAACAAGtacatttacttttttaaaaatggatcCATCGCTAGAAGTCTAGTCACGAGCATCCTTAACAACCTACTGGGGAGAGAATTTCTCACAAGCCACTCCAAGTTGCTTGAATATGTTTGTAACGTGTCCCTAAATTTAGGGTTCGATatcatgaaaaataaaaaaattttgttggATGATCTTAGTGATACGAGTGAATTCTACATCTAcacaaatacatacataaaaattttgaacaagacttataaaaaaattattaacaaaatttgTGAAGAAGATGAGAAAGACAATCCTTTCGTTTACAAGATTCTCcaccttttgtttttaaatcTGAATAGGTATAATATTTACTTAGATAGGATGCAGGGCGATCGGAataggaagaggaaaatggaaggagagCAGAATGAGGTACTCGTCGGAGGAAGTGTCAACTCAGGTTCTTTCTACAGTAAGAAGATATGCCACAGTGAGAGGCTCAGCGATGATACGACTGGTGGAGGGGTAGGAGGGATCCTTCAGGGAGAGAATTCAGATCATTCCATTTTCGACTGTCGCGCGATTTATTATGAAAACTTAGGCGCGGTTCACTCTGGTGGGAATAGCAACGCGGGGGATGGGAAGGGTGTAATTGCGGGGGGTACAAATGTAGTGCCTAGTGGAAGTAGCGGGGTGCCACCTACTGTGGGTGGAGTTTCTTCGACTTGCCCTGCCTTGAACACTGACGCAATAAGTTGTGGTAACGCAGCGAGGGGAGGCTTCGGCACGGTGAGGGGAAATCTCGGAACTGGACGTGCAAGTAACACGGGAAGGGGCAGCATCCCCCCAAGGGGAAGTAGCACACACATTCGATTGAGCAACACACAGTTGCGACTGAGCAATACGCAGTTGCGGGCCAACAATACACATGTGCGTTTGAGTGGAACGAGCAAGACGGCAAGCATCACCCAGGAAGTAGAGAATGATCCTAGTGGAGAGGCATCCAAACCACCatgcaacaacaacacaaatgATACCCCCTACtcaagggaagaagaaagcagAGTAAAAACAAGTAGAATGGAATTTATGAACaagtaccttttttttattcaactTATTTTctatggaataaaaaaaaggaatccacTAATTTTACTAGCGTATATAAAtcacgaaataaaaaaaagctatTCACTAAATCTAAACTTctattatgaaaaaatggaactctTGTTGAATAAAGACGTGCGTCACTGCGTACCAACCATCAGTGTTAACACATCAGCGGAATTCTATGGATTAGATTTCTCCTTCGAGCAGTTTCTACGTGATCatgaaaatttgcaaaaattagaagaacccatttttaattcctacaaaaatatattcagtCAGTATTCTAATTTCGACTCAGAAATTATTTACAACAATTTCGATCTATCCATTGATGATGTtgctaataaaaaaagagagttCCTTGAATCGCtgaaaatgatgaacttGAATGAAGTAGCTTTCAGTTCAAACAAATATGAACATTTAAAAGGAGCTATTTTGGAATACATAAACGAGTTGGAGAACACGGAGTTACTGGATGATATTCAGAACGTTGAGCTTGTATCAGATTATAACTTTCTGTGCACCATGTATCGGATCCCGAAGGAAGTGGAGAAGGAGTCGTCAGGTGGAGGGCACGATAAAAAGGTGATAAATTTGGTGAACGTAGCGAGCAATGTAGGAGAGCAGAAGGATGAAGACGAACCGGGAAAATCCAATCAAGCGGAAGGAGAAGACAAGCATCTACATGTGAATGACCGCATAGATGAAAGTAGAACCCAAAATAACATTCccgaaaaggaaatgaaagatCTAACATTTATTAGTCGCAGTATTTATCTGCGAAACGACActgttgaaaattttgataTAAATGAATTGCGCTTCAAATACGATGCTTCTGTGAGGGAATCCCCCTGTGCTATAGCTGAGAAGGGAGATTATGGATTGGGTGTGAAACACAGTAAAGAGATTGCCTCGAATCAGGGAGGTGCCAACTCAGACATGGTCActaaagaagaaatggaatgTCACTCTGGAGAAAGAAAACATCACACGAGTACTCTCTACGATAAAAACAACCCcctaaatatttttaacagtAGCAAATTTGAAGAACGTAGAAGACGTGGAGGAGACCAAAATGAGGTTCCCCTGGAGATGCAGAGATATCATGAAGGAAGAGGGAGCCAGGTTAAAGAAAGGCACTTTTACTCGGAcccaaaaaaatacaaagtaGAGGAGAAAGACACAAATAATAATCATTCgcataataatgataataaaaatatgcaaaatgaagaagacgcACGCGGTAATAAAACTGATTATCGCATTAGCGTCTGCCCAGTGGAAGGGGAGAATAAAGGAGAACATGTCAATAGACAggtaaaccttcttcctacgGAAAGAATGTCGATACATGGAGAATCAAGCGAATCATCAGGAGGGCAAGGCTTTCCCCCTGGAACTCCCACTCAGACTTTACAACAAGATCGACTTCGTAACAGAGCAGAGATGATTAGTAAGGCACAAATTGCAGTTAAGAACCTTACCGAAGAGAGAGCCAATTCAGACTTGGGGGGGAAAACTAATGTGGGTAGCACCCTAAGAAGTAACATCCCGCAGTACCCTGAGCATACATCACGAACTCCCGAAGCggataataaaattatcgCCGAGGAGAAACCCCATTGTGTGCTCAAGAGGGGAAAGTCGAACGACGGGAAATACAAGTGGTCTGATTACGGAGGGTCCAGTGTTATGAGTGGAGACAGGCAAAACGGGTCTTCATCCTGCGCATCAGGTGTAAAGGGAGGGGACCAGGAGAGACCCCTTACAAAATCAAAAACGAACGTAAAATATTTGATAAACAAGTACGAAAGTCGAAGGGATATTGTTGGTGCAACACCTCACAACGTGAAATCTGCTTTGATTTCTTCAAAGAGCAGAAATGCGGAATCCCTAACCATAGGTAGCAATGGCAGTAGCACCCTCAACAGTGGTGGTCACCAACACCATAGAAGCAGAACGAAACGAGTGGATAATTCGACCAGTAATACCATGTTACCTTCTTTTCAAgccgataaaaaaaaaaaaaaatacctgtATGAACGGAGCATGAGTTCATCATTTGATATAAAGACGAAAGAAGGAGACACACAAAACATCGCCAACAGAATGAGGCAAAATACTATCATAAGAAATTCTGACGTTGGTAAAAATTTCTTGAATACACCTCTCCTCaataagggagaaaaaagtagTTTTCATCATGCAGGCCACAACAGCAGTGCGAACAGGCGAAACGAGGCTACTACCCATGTGAGTGCCAATTCGAAGAGCTACGCCACGCCGTCGAGTCATTccatgaagagaaaaaatgacattgGTATTTCAATTCCATTAAAGAAAA AAAACCTGAACAAGTAA